In one window of Erythrolamprus reginae isolate rEryReg1 chromosome 1, rEryReg1.hap1, whole genome shotgun sequence DNA:
- the LOC139174324 gene encoding tigger transposable element-derived protein 1-like, which translates to MAPKKVSDSAKAAEKKKKMMISIEAKQEIINLHDKGTRVIELARMFKRSTSTICTILKQKDILKGVKAAKGATIVSQLRTSVHEEMERLLLIWIKEKELAGDTITEAIISEKARAIFSDLKKNEPSSSGDPDEFKASHGWFDRFRKRSGIHSVVRHGEAASADIKAVEEFVMRFASLVEKEGYVSQQIFNCDETGLFWKKMPHRTFITAEEKRMPGHKPMKDRLTLALCANASGDCKVKPLLMYHSENPCAFKTHKILKEKLHVMWRSNARAWVMRQFFMDWVNLVFGPMVKKYLLTNKLPLHALLLLDNAPGHPPALQEDILQEFQFVKVFFLPPNMTSILQPMDQQVIANFKRLYTKHLFRRCFDVTENTNLTLREFWKDHFNIVSCLSIIDLAWQEVSRRNLNSAWKKLWPAVVAPRDSAEPEGETEDVTETDTPLEEIVSLEDLKALHEMQQTEMTQEMSSSEEEVQEPQEVIPTSEIKAMLAQWENVVSFIEKNHPEKVATSRSAALFNDTSLTHFRNILKSRQKQMSLDKFLMKRAAPSESAAKKAKTDD; encoded by the exons ATGGCTCCCAAAAAAGTGTCCGATAGTGCAAAGGccgctgagaagaagaagaagatgatgatatcCATAGAAGCGAAGCAGGAGATAATTAATTTGCACGATAAAGGGACTCGTGTTATTGAACTTGCGAGGATGTTCAAACGCAGTACGTCTACCATTTGTACAATCCTGAAGCAGAAGGACATCCTTAAAGGTGTTAAAGCAGCAAAAGGTGCGACGATAGTTTCCCAACTTAGGACGTCTGTtcatgaagagatggagaggttattgttaatttggataaaagaaaaggagctggcCGGAGATACAATAACAGAGGCGATCATCAGCGAGAAGGCTCGTGCGATATTCTCCGACCTAAAGAAAAATGAACCATCCTCGTCGGGAGATCCAGATGAGTTCAAAGCAAGTCATGGGTGGTTTGACAggttcagaaaaagaagtggcattcacTCAGTAGTTAGGCATGGGGAGGCAGCGAGTGCAGACATCAAGGCAGTGGAGGAGTTTGTTATGCGTTTTGCTAGCCTGGTTGAAAAAGAAGGCTATGTCTCTCAACAGATATTTAACTGTGATGAGACTgggctgttttggaagaaaatgccccATAGGACTTTCATTACTGCCGAGGAAAAGCGCATGCCAGGACATAAGCCCATGAAGGACCGTCTAACCCTTGCATTGTGTGCAAACGCGTCGGGTGACTGTAAAGTAAAGCCACTTCTCATGTACCATTCTGAGAATCCTTGCGCGTTCAAGACGCACAAAATCCTAAAGGAAAAACTCCATGTCATGTGGCGCTCCAATGCAAGGGCATGGGTAATGAGGCAGTTCTTCATGGACTGGGTAAATCTTGTTTTTGGTCCTATGGTGAAGAAATATCTTTTGACTAATAAACTCCCCCTACATGCCTTACTGCTGCTCGACAATGCTCCAGGCCACCCACCCGCTCTTCAAGAGGACATCCTTCAAGAATTTCAGTTTGTAAAGGTTTTCTTCCTCCCGCCCAACATGACTTCAATcctgcaaccaatggatcagcaGGTCATAGCTAACTTCAAGAGGCTGTACACGAAGCATCTGTTCCGCCGATGTTTTGACGTAACAGAGAACACCAACTTGACACTGCGTGAGTTTTGGAAGGATCATTTTAATATCGTTTCTTGCCTTAGCATCATTGACCTTGCCTGGCAAGAAGTGTCAAGGCGAAACTTGAACTCGGCGTGGAAAAAGTTGTGGCCTGCTGTTGTTGCACCAAGGGACTCTGCTGAGCCTGAGGGCGAGACCGAGGACGTCACCGAGACTGACACCCCGTTGGAGGAGATTGTGTCACTTG AGGACCTGAAGGCGCTCCATGAGATGCAACAGACGGAGATGACCCAAGAGATGAGCAGCAGTGAGGAAGAGGTACAGGAACCACAGGAAGTAATTCCTACCAGTGAAATAAAAGCGATGCTAGCGCAGTGGGAGAACGTTGTTAGTTTCATCGAAAAAAATCACCCAGAGAAAGTAGCCACGAGTCgttcagcagcacttttcaatgacacctcattgactcactttcgcaacattttgaaaagcaggcaaaagcagaTGTCACTGGATAAATTTCTTATGAAAAGAGCTGCTCCAAGTGaaagtgcagccaaaaaggcaaaaacagatgattag